The following coding sequences are from one Comamonas koreensis window:
- a CDS encoding tRNA threonylcarbamoyladenosine dehydratase: MSAPSPSAPDRQDAEADVDTQRRFGGLDRLFGVAPAAQMRASAIAVIGIGGVGSWTAEALARSGVARLRLIDLDNVAESNINRQIHALTDTIGMAKVDAMRERIRQINPHCEVEVVEDFLTADNCAALLDGVDGFVDACDQVRAKAAMANWGRRHQRPFVCIGAAGGKRLAWKVEQADLSQTTHDPLLAQVRYRLRKEYGAPKDGKKMNVACIYSQEAVAGPDPSCAVDGDGSLNCHGYGSSVAVTATFGMCAASWILEKLALSPK; the protein is encoded by the coding sequence ATGAGTGCACCGTCTCCATCGGCGCCCGATCGGCAGGACGCCGAGGCGGACGTTGACACACAAAGGCGCTTTGGCGGGCTGGACCGCCTGTTTGGCGTTGCGCCTGCCGCGCAAATGCGCGCAAGCGCTATCGCCGTTATCGGCATCGGGGGCGTGGGCTCCTGGACGGCCGAGGCCCTGGCCCGCAGTGGCGTTGCCAGGCTTCGCCTGATCGACTTGGACAATGTGGCCGAGTCCAACATCAATCGCCAGATCCACGCGCTGACAGACACCATTGGCATGGCCAAGGTCGACGCGATGCGCGAGCGCATCCGCCAGATCAACCCCCATTGTGAAGTTGAGGTGGTAGAGGACTTCCTCACTGCCGATAACTGCGCCGCATTGCTCGATGGCGTTGACGGCTTTGTCGACGCCTGTGACCAGGTGCGTGCCAAGGCGGCAATGGCCAACTGGGGGCGGCGCCACCAGCGTCCTTTTGTATGCATCGGTGCGGCAGGCGGCAAACGCCTGGCCTGGAAGGTGGAGCAGGCCGACCTGTCACAGACCACGCACGACCCCTTGCTGGCCCAGGTGCGCTACCGCTTGCGCAAAGAATATGGCGCCCCCAAGGATGGCAAGAAAATGAATGTGGCCTGCATCTACAGCCAGGAGGCCGTGGCCGGCCCCGACCCTTCCTGCGCCGTGGATGGTGATGGCTCGCTGAACTGCCACGGTTATGGCTCATCGGTGGCGGTGACCGCGACCTTCGGAATGTGCGCGGCCAGCTGGATTCTGGAAAAGTTGGCACTTTCCCCAAAATGA
- the tolB gene encoding Tol-Pal system beta propeller repeat protein TolB, producing the protein MTKTRFPSLISEAAKPLFHRRHVLGAALAAPAVPALAQFRVEISGVGIKQIPIALPKFRGEDASPQKISAIVQADLIRSGLFKPVDASGEQLDESSRPDVARWSSAGAEYLSVGSVSRGANGFDVRFRLWDAVKGADMGGQSYSVPQADLRLVAHKISDYIYEKITGEKGVFSTRIAYVTKAGPRYTLWVADSDGENAQSALASPEPIISPTWSPAGTQLAYVSFESRKPVVYVHEVSSGRRRLIANFRGSNSAPAWSPDGSTLAVTLSRDGGSQLYTIPSSGGEPRRLMQSSGIDTEPTYSKDGRYIYFVSDRGGAPQIYRVGAQGGGAERVTFSGSYNISPSISPDGKTLAYITRAGGGYKLQVMDLASSTVASVTDTTSDESPSFAPNSRLIVYATREGGREALMTTTLDGKIKARLAGQSGDIREPDWGPYQP; encoded by the coding sequence ATGACTAAAACACGCTTCCCATCTCTCATCTCGGAGGCGGCCAAGCCGCTCTTCCATCGTCGTCACGTACTGGGTGCTGCGCTCGCAGCCCCTGCAGTCCCCGCCCTGGCGCAGTTCCGGGTTGAGATCAGTGGCGTTGGCATCAAGCAAATCCCCATCGCCTTGCCCAAGTTTCGGGGCGAAGATGCGTCGCCGCAAAAGATCTCTGCGATCGTGCAGGCCGATCTGATCCGCAGCGGTCTCTTCAAGCCCGTTGACGCATCGGGCGAACAGCTGGACGAGAGCTCTCGCCCCGATGTGGCCAGGTGGTCATCCGCCGGCGCCGAGTACCTGTCGGTCGGCAGTGTGAGCCGTGGCGCCAATGGCTTTGACGTGCGCTTTCGCTTGTGGGATGCCGTCAAGGGCGCCGACATGGGCGGTCAGAGCTACAGCGTGCCGCAGGCGGATCTGCGCTTGGTTGCGCACAAGATCTCGGACTACATCTACGAAAAAATCACCGGCGAAAAGGGCGTGTTCTCGACCCGCATTGCCTATGTGACCAAGGCCGGTCCGCGCTACACCCTCTGGGTAGCCGATTCGGATGGCGAGAATGCACAGTCGGCACTGGCCAGCCCCGAGCCCATCATCTCGCCCACCTGGTCGCCTGCCGGCACGCAACTGGCCTATGTGTCTTTCGAGTCGCGCAAGCCCGTGGTCTATGTGCACGAGGTCTCGTCCGGCCGCCGCCGCCTGATCGCCAATTTCCGTGGCTCCAACAGCGCGCCAGCCTGGTCGCCCGATGGCAGCACCTTGGCGGTGACCTTGAGCCGCGATGGCGGCTCGCAGCTCTACACCATCCCTTCGAGCGGGGGTGAGCCTCGCCGTCTGATGCAAAGCAGCGGCATCGACACCGAGCCAACGTACTCCAAGGATGGCCGCTATATCTACTTCGTCAGCGATCGTGGCGGTGCGCCGCAGATCTACCGCGTGGGCGCGCAAGGCGGCGGTGCAGAGCGCGTGACGTTCAGCGGGTCCTACAACATTTCTCCTTCCATCAGTCCTGATGGCAAGACACTTGCTTACATCACCCGCGCCGGTGGTGGATATAAATTGCAGGTCATGGATCTGGCTTCCAGCACTGTGGCGTCGGTCACCGACACCACGAGCGATGAAAGCCCCAGTTTTGCTCCGAACAGCCGACTCATCGTCTATGCAACCCGCGAAGGCGGTCGTGAAGCCCTCATGACCACGACGCTGGACGGCAAGATCAAAGCACGACTGGCAGGGCAGAGCGGAGACATACGGGAGCCCGATTGGGGCCCATACCAGCCCTAA
- the ybgF gene encoding tol-pal system protein YbgF: protein MNLTRSTPRWIALAALMACASTSQAALFEDGDARRAIIELRQRVDQLTQGNNQNGEDTSQVRRSLLDFQSQIESMRGEMNKLRGENETLRREVADLKRGQTDLAKGVEARLQQFEPVSVTVDGQEFKADPAEKRDFEAALGVFRTGKFADAAGVFSSFIQRYPKSGYVPSARFWLGNAYYATRDYKPAIDNFKLILAQAPEHMRAPDSALSIANCQIELKDTKAARKTLEDLIAAYPQSDAAAAAKERLSKLK, encoded by the coding sequence ATGAACCTCACTCGCAGTACTCCCCGTTGGATTGCACTGGCCGCGTTGATGGCCTGTGCAAGCACCTCCCAAGCCGCTTTGTTTGAAGATGGCGACGCACGTCGCGCCATCATTGAACTGCGCCAGCGTGTCGATCAGCTGACGCAAGGCAACAACCAAAATGGTGAGGACACCTCGCAAGTGCGTCGCAGCCTGCTGGACTTTCAATCGCAGATTGAATCCATGCGTGGCGAGATGAACAAGTTGCGCGGTGAAAACGAGACGCTGCGACGTGAGGTTGCCGATCTGAAGCGCGGTCAGACTGATTTGGCCAAGGGTGTCGAAGCCCGGCTCCAGCAGTTTGAACCCGTTTCGGTCACCGTAGATGGGCAGGAGTTCAAGGCCGATCCTGCCGAAAAGCGTGATTTCGAAGCCGCGCTGGGCGTGTTTCGCACCGGTAAGTTTGCCGATGCCGCTGGCGTGTTCAGCAGCTTCATCCAGCGCTACCCCAAGAGTGGCTATGTGCCATCGGCACGCTTTTGGCTGGGCAACGCGTACTATGCCACCCGCGACTACAAGCCCGCCATCGACAATTTCAAGCTGATCCTGGCCCAGGCGCCCGAGCATATGCGTGCGCCTGATTCGGCACTGTCCATTGCCAACTGCCAGATCGAGCTCAAGGACACCAAGGCCGCCCGCAAGACCTTGGAAGACCTGATTGCTGCCTACCCGCAAAGCGATGCGGCAGCGGCTGCCAAAGAGCGCCTCTCCAAGCTGAAGTGA
- the pal gene encoding peptidoglycan-associated lipoprotein Pal has protein sequence MLSLKKASLALVAAAVLAGCSSAPPLDNAPVEDKGAATAGQGAGAGGAGQSTVGGVDLNNSAANGQGPVGVARIVYFDFDSYSVKPDAQSMLDAHARFLKANPSRKVMLEGNTDNRGGREYNLALGQKRAEAVRRSLNVLGVSDSQLEAVSFGKEKLAAEGSSEDAHAQNRRVELNYR, from the coding sequence ATGTTGTCATTGAAGAAAGCTTCGCTGGCCCTGGTGGCCGCTGCCGTGTTGGCTGGTTGCAGCTCTGCGCCTCCGCTGGATAACGCACCTGTGGAAGACAAGGGTGCTGCTACCGCCGGTCAAGGCGCTGGCGCCGGTGGTGCTGGCCAAAGCACCGTTGGTGGTGTGGACCTGAACAACAGCGCAGCCAACGGCCAAGGCCCTGTCGGCGTTGCACGCATTGTGTACTTTGACTTCGACAGCTACTCGGTCAAGCCCGATGCGCAATCGATGCTGGATGCACACGCACGTTTCCTGAAGGCCAACCCTTCGCGCAAGGTCATGCTCGAAGGCAACACCGACAACCGCGGTGGCCGCGAGTACAACCTGGCCCTGGGCCAAAAGCGTGCTGAAGCCGTTCGCCGTTCGCTGAACGTGCTGGGCGTGAGCGACAGCCAACTCGAAGCCGTGTCTTTCGGCAAGGAAAAGCTGGCTGCTGAAGGTAGCTCGGAAGATGCGCACGCACAAAACCGCCGCGTTGAACTGAACTACCGTTAA